Genomic DNA from Fimbriimonas ginsengisoli Gsoil 348:
GCGCCTCCGATCGGCTGGCTGTAGCCCGGGTGATGGTCGGCGCACAGCACTGCGAACGGAGCGTCGCCTTGCGCGCACCGAAGAAGCTGCTGCCGCGCCCGATCATCGACTGGGCCAAAAGTCTTTAACTCCATTTTATTTCCCTATAAGTAGCGTCGGCGTCCCCGCCGATGAAATCCCATGCCAGGCGTTGGGCGTTAAGGCGTTGGGCGTTAAGGGCCGAATGGCACTTCTGTGTCTGATACTTTCCAACGCCTTAACGCCTTAACGCCTAACGCCCAATGCCCTAGCGCCTCCTAGCGCCCACCGCCCACGAACTCCGCCATCACGCTCGGCACGCTGGCGTCGAAGCCGACGACGTCGAGCATTCCGCGGTCGTTCGGGTTGGCGATGCTGAACTTGGTCGCGGTCATTCCGACGACGACAAGCTTCGCATCGATCCCCATCATCTGGCGGTACTGCACCAACGCCTGCGATGGGTGGATCATGCCGTGCCACGTCTCGCTGTCCGTGTAGACCACGAAGACGTCGATCGGCAGCTTTCGCTCCATCGCGTAGATCATCGGCTGGGCGCAGTCCGTTCCCGCGAACGGAAGCCCCCGCATCGAGTTCGTCGCCTGGTCCAGCCGCATCCGCTTCGAGAGCGACAACGGCGTGAAGATCGTGGAGAACGCCATCGGCGTTACCGCCTCCTCCGTCGCCACCGTCACCATCGCCATCGCCGCCGAGGCTTCCGCCGCCGTCATTGCCGTACCCGCGATGAATGCGTTGCTCATCGAGCCCGAAACGTCCATCCCCAGCAAGTACCGCTTGTTCGTCGGCTCTACGTTCGCAAACGCGAGGTAGAACGCTGAGTCGAGCGCATCGACGATCGACGTGACCGGCGTCCACTCGGCGGAGCCGCGCAGTCCGTGCCCGGACGCGTACGTCCGGAGCGCGAACAGCAGCGCCATCGGGTGAACCCTCGCCCGGGGAATCCTTTCGGCATCCGCCAAGCGCATCTTCACCGTCTTCGTCGCCTCCGACTTGGGCGTGAGCAGTCCCACGCGAGTCATCGTCGCCAGGTTCCGCACCATCGCCGTCATCGGCATGTCCGTCATCAACGCTTCCCAAACCTCGGCCTTGTTGAGCAACTCGGTCGGTACCGCCTCACGAGGCAGCCGCGCTTCGGTAATGACCTTTGCGGCCTCCGCCGCGTCGGTCATTCCCTTCAGTCGCTGCATCGCCTCGATCCGCTTGCTTCCCGCCGGGGCGTCCGCGCCGCTCACGACCCACTTGTATAGGTCGCGGTGAGCTTCGCTTTCCGGCTTCGGGTGAGCCAAGCGCAGCAAGTCGCGGTTCGACCAGCCGTCGCGCTGCTGGTACTTAACCAACTGCAGCTCCAGCTCCTGAACCGGTTTGGCGTTGTACCAAGCTCCGATCGCCCGGCGAAGTCCCCGACCCCACCCGCGCAGTCCGTCGACGACCGCGGCGAACTGGAACAGGTGCGTTCCGGTTCGGCAGACCGACGGCAACGCGAGCAGTGCCTCGGCGCGCGTCCGGTCGTTGCCGAACGAAGCGCAGAGCCCCAGCGCGAAGATCGCCGAATCGTTCTTCGGCGCCCGACCCGCCACGCTGACTTCCACGATGCGCCGAACCACGCGCTCTCCATCCTCGTGGATGAGCTTGAGCACGTTCTGGGCGTTTTCCTGGGTCAGCTTCTGCGGGGCGACGTAGAAGGTCCCGGCCTCGCTGCCGAGGATCAGGAACCGGTCAAGCACCGTCCAACCGTCGACTTCATAGACGAAGCCGCCGGCATGATTCAGGACTTGTCCAGATCCCGGGATTGGCATCGACTGGTGAGTCGTCGCGCGGTTAAATAGCTTTGCGTAGTTCATTCCTTTCACCTCTCCGGTGGGTCGTGGCGCACGCGTTTGCGGAGCGCTCGATCGGGTCGAGGGAGCGGGAAGGAATTCGTTTTGGGTATTCCGCCGCTCCAGGTAGGAGGGGCGGTCGAGTGGCAGACTACTCTGCCGGGTTCGCCACCCCGAAACTGGGGGTATTCAGGTTCTCTGAGCCGCTAAGTCGCGACACCACGAAATCTCGCGGCGCTTGGCCGGCGAGAGTTTCTTTATAGATGCGCGTTATGGCTAACATGGCTTTCCTAATTGGCGGATATGAATTCGTTACGTCGCGGACAAGTACCTAGTCGTCGGAGGGTTTCGTTATGAGCGAGAACCGACGCCATCCGGCCCGCGGCGAGCTTTCTATTTTAGTCGTTTGGGCAAGTTGGCGACCTGGATGTTTTAAGCGCTCTACCCACTGAGCTACCGGTCTTGCGACCGAGCCGGACTTGAACCGGCGACCTCTCGCGTCATAGGCGGTAACCCAAGCCTTTCGGCCCAAACGAGAATTGAACTTGCACGGACGAGGAGCGTTTCTGGGAAGAGGTTCCGAGGAACCCCGCGGGGGTCGAACCCGCTTGCTTTCGCTTACCAGATAACCCAGAATCAGCGGCCCGTGCGACTAAACTGTGCGGCCCGTAGCTTTCACTGCAGGCAGGAGTGAGATAGTGTCAGACCCACCCGGACGTTGTCAAGGGTTTGTTGGAAAGTATTCGAATATTTTCTTAACTATTAACGCGAAGCGTTGTAGCCGCAGGTTGGCTCGTACCTGTGCGAGAGCCTTTCGTCGTAGCGTCGGCGCCCCCGCCGATGTTCCGGTGTACCGAAGGTACACCAGGCGCAGGTACGAGCCAACCTGCGGCTACACGTCCTTCGGACGTAGGGGAGGCCGGTCTGGAGACCAGCGGTCCACGGTCGAGGTTGCCGGTTAGGCGACGGGAAGGTTTCCGAGATTCCAACGCTTTAAAACCTCGTACCGCCCATCTGGCGTGCTTTCAAAAAGGAGCACCTGGGCGACATCCCAGTCGGCGATCGCCAGCTCGCCTAGCTCGGTCGACAGGCCGGTTGCCATCCGCCCAACCTCCTTCGAGCCGGGTGAGAGGCGGGCGAGGGTGAGGTGGGGCACGTAGGGTTTCTCATCCAGGGGCAAAAGCGTTTTGAGTGCCTCCTCGAGAGCAGCTTGCAGATGCTTCAGTGCCGGGAGATCGCCGTCGACTCCTGCCCACAGGGCGCGGGGGCGATAGAGGCTGGGAAACGCCCCCAAACCCTTCACGACTAACCGGACGGGCTCAGATCCGGCGCAAATCGGAACGCAAAGGGCGTCGATGGCTTCCACGCTCTCCTCCGGAAGATGGCCTAAGAACACCACGGTGAGGTGGATCTTCTCCGGCCGGACGAACCGAACCCCTTGCCGGGTCGCGACGTCCTTCAGGCGGTCTTGCAAGGCGACCACGCGGTCGCGGACCACTTCGCTTAGTTCTAGACCGATAAAGAGCCGCTTCATCTCGATATCAGGGCGACCGCTAACCGCAAACGGCTAACCGCCAACCTGGGTGTCACGCTTTGGTACGGATATCCCGCAGCCATTTCGCGTGGCCGTCTTCGAACAGCCGATTTCGGCCGCCAGTATGAACTGCCTTGCCTTTCAGCGAGGCGTCCACGGAGGGAATGGTGCCGGGGAAATAGGGATCGACCGCCAACTCGACTTCCGCCTCTCCCTGCGGATTTCCGGCTTGGGGATTTTTGGCTTCTTGTAGGTCGGACACCGTTTGATCGGGTGTTTTCCCCCAGAAATTGTCTAGCGGCACCGGATCGGTGATCTGGTCGAATCGCCATAGCCAATAGCGGGAGGCCGGACTGGTGGACTCGTCCCGCAAGGTCTGCTTCACTTGAACGACGCTGCCAACCGCTGAGCCGCGGATCGAGTCGCAAGACCAGATGTCGTCGTTGTGGGTGTAGGGGTGAAGAGTAATCATTGCCCATCCGCCCCGCGGATCGGAGGCAGGCCAAGTGCTCCAGGGTTTCCACCCGCCTGGCAGCGATTGCTTTAGGTCGCGGCGGTCCGGAAACCGGTCGTCGGCATCGTTCAGATAGAGGGCGAACGACGTTCCGATTTGGCGGAGATTGCTCAGGCAGGCTGTCTTCTTTGCCGCCTCTTTCGCCTGGGCAAAAACCGGAAATAAAATTGCCGCCAAGATCGCGATGATAGCGATGACGACCAGCAGTTCGATCAGTGTAAACGCACGACTAAATTTCGTCATCTAAACGGCTCACCTCATTCTCCCATACCGCGCCGTTAGGAACACGATCGTTCGTGTGAGCGCCTATCAACTGTCGGTTCTGCTGCTTGCAACGGCGCAACATTGCAGGTTATCGGTACGCCGACGGACGGTTTGGAGAGCAAAATGGGAAACACAATCTACGCATCTTTCGTCGACCCTTCGCTTGCGGAGAAGGCGGCGGGCGCACTGCTCGATCACGGCGTACGAGCCGAGGACATTAGTGTCGTGCAAAGCCACGAGGGCGCCGTCGAGTCCACAAATTACGGCACCGAGACGAGGACCAACATCGGATCCGCGCGAAGCGACGGAGACAACGACCTTAAGAACGCCGGCGACGGCGTGGTTGGCGAGGGACACGCAGCCGCCCACAAGGTGGCGGAGTGGGGAGATCGAGCCGTAGGCGGCATAGCCGGCGCGGTGGGCGCCGAGGGGACCGCCGCTCGCTACGACTCCGCCGCCGACCAGCAGAGAGCGAAGGCGGGCTATGACGCCCATGCGGCCGGACGTGAGTTCAACGACGCCGTCGATATGCCGAACACCGGTTCGCCCTACACGACCTCCCATTCCATGGGGACCGACCGCGATAGCGACATCAAGAACGCCGGTGACGCGGCCGTCGGCGAAACCCACGCGGCGGGCCATAAACTGGCCGAGGGTGGCGACCGGCTCGTCGGCGGAATCGCCGGAGCGGTGGGCGCGGAAGGCACCGCGGCTAACTACGATGCCGCGGCAAACCGCCAGGAAATGAAGGCGGGCATCGACGCGGCGAGCGCGCGCGGCCAGTGGGACGAAGCCTCGTCCGATCGTCCGGCGATCTACACGACGAGTTACGCGGGTGACTACCCGAACGACCCAAACGCGACGGCGAACACCACCGGTTCCGTTACCTACCCGGATCGAGTCGATTCGGCGGGCGACACCGAAGGGGCGGCCAAGCACGGGATCTCCACCACGACGGCCGCCGACGCCGGTTCGGGCGCTAAGACGGGCGCGGCTTGGGGCGTCGGACTTGGCGCGGTAGCGGCGATCGCGTCGCTCCTGGTACCCGGATTCGGCTGGGTCGTCGGCGGCGGCGCCCTTGCCACCGCGCTCGCCGGGGTGGCAGCGTCCGCCGGTGCGGGCGCGGTTGCCGGAGCCGTGACCGGTTACCTGAAGGACCAGGGCGTGGAAGAGCACATCGCGGCTCATTACGACAACACCATCACCGGCGGCGGCGCCCTCCTCGCGGTTACGGTCCCTTCGGGCAACGTAAGCGAGACCGATGCCAGAAGGATCCTCGACAAGTACGGCGCGACCAACATCAACGCCTACGAAAGCCGCGGATATCTCGCTTAGCCTCGGTGATAGTTGTGAACCCGGCTCATGGAGCCGGGTTCACTCGACCGGTTTCACGCCGAGCTCTTTCAGCATCGCAGACGCGATAAACGGGATCAATCCGGCCTCGTTGCTGTGATCTTTTGTGAAGATCGCATAGACGAACTCTCGTCCGTCCGGAAGCTGGATGTAGGCCACGTCGTGACGAACGGTATCGGTCCACCCTGCCTTCGACCATAGTTTGGTTCCGCTGGGGAGCACCTTGCCGGAGAAGAGCTTCGACTGCTCGTTCGTCTCCTTGGAATCGGCCGGAATCGCGCGCGAAAGGTACCCACGCATCCACGCGCATTGTCCAGGACTGACAATCTTGTCCAGGGCGATATCGGACATCAGCCTGACGCAAACGTTCGGGCTGAGGGAATTTCGGAGCTCGAAGTGCGGTCCGTAGCCTTGACGTTCGCGACCGTACGGTCCCTCGTTCCAGGTTTTCTGGCAGGCATTCAGGGTGGGGTACCCGAGGGAGGCGAACCATCGGTTGACGGCTTGGCGCTTGTCCATCCATCTCGCAAGCTCTTTCGGGGAGAGCTCCGGACCACCCGTCGTACCGGTGACCGTCTCTAGAACGAGTCCGGTGGCGTCGTTGACGGAGTCGACGATCATGTCGTGGACGGCTCGCTCGAGCTCGGGGGTCATTCGGAGTTTCTTCTTCTCCAAGAGGTGACCCGCGTAGGCGAGGAAGAACATCTTGACCACGCTCGCCGGGTACATCGCCTCCGCGCCCCGGTATGAGCCAGATTGGAACGAGTTCCCTTTACGATCCAGAACGGCCAGCGTGATGCCGATTTGGTCGGGCTTGACCCCTCTGTCCGAATACTTGGCGAGCGCCGCTTTGGCGGCATTGTCCGCGAAACGCGCCAGATCCAGAGGCGAAGGGGATTGAGCTGCGACAACGGCAGTAAGCGCGAGGCCGATCGTAATCATCTGGGGCGGTTTACCCGACCGGGGTTGCGCCGCGGAGGTAAATATCGTTTGTGGCGACAAGGCGGTTCGTGGTGAAGGGAAGGGTGCAGGGGGTCGGCTTCCGCTACTTTGTCAGCCAGACCGCCCGCAGCCTTGGAGTGCTTGGCGAAGTATGGAATCGCCGCGACGGCGGCGTCGAGGTCATAGCCGAGCACGAAGAGCCGATGGTTTTGGTCGAATTCGAGAACCTTTTGTGGGAAGGTCCGGGCTACGTCCATGCGGTGCTCGGAGAAGAGTCGACGGGTTCGTTTTCCGATTTCAAGATCGGCTACTCCCGTTGAATGGGAACGCCCATTCTCCGGTGCCGTCCAACCACATATGGTCAACCGAGAAGATCATCCCGCCGGCGATTCGCCGAATGATGTGGGTCAAAGTCGCGAACAGCTCGAGGCGCAGCCGGGCGTGTTCGAGACGGGACATCCCAGTAGTCTAAAGCCGGTACCGGAAAATGAGCGAGAGGAGCCAGGGGGCGTAGTCGGCCCCGGCGGCGATTCCCGGCCGGATCGGCACGATCCCGGCGGTTTTGTCGGCATCGACGACGATCCGCGAATGACGACCACGCGCGATCCGCACGAGCAGCCGCCCGTTCGTAAAGAAGATCCGCAGTTCCTAGCCGAACATCGCGTCGACCAGCGGGACGAAATCGTTCCCCGTCCCGATCCTTTGACGGGCGAGGAGATCGCCGAGCTACGGCCGCGAACCTGATTTGGAGAAGTGAAATGACCAATCGAGATAACGTTTACGGCGAGAACCATCCGGCGAGCGACGACCGGGGTAATGGCGGGAGCGATATTCGAGATGAGATCGCCGGCAACGGCGTCGCCGAGGATATCGACAAGGCGCGCGAACGTTCCGAACGGAAGACCGGCGGTATGGGACGCCGTGAGACGCCCAAGGACGGGGTAACTCAGGGTTCTTGGCAGCGTCCGGAAGAAGCGGAACTTGCTGCGGAGATCGAGCGGCCGGAAGATACGCTGACGCAGCCCGAACCAAGCCGTCAATAGAGGTCTAATAGAGGCGTGGCCTCACGACTCACGCGCTTGGTTCGCGACCCGTCGCCGCCTAGCGGCGACGCCCCCTTGCTCATCCTGCTTCACGGCTTGGGAAGCGACGAGCGCGACCTTATGGGGTTGGCTCCGGAGCTCGATCCGCGGCTGCGCGTGGTGACCCTTCGAGCGCCCCATCCTTGGATGCAGGGAGGCTACGCGTGGTTCAACCTCGAATGGGACGACGAAGGGATCCACATCGATGCCGCCCAGGTGGTGGCGAGCCTCGAGCTTCTCGTCTCGGAGATCCTGGCCGTCACCGCCGAGCTACGCCCCCGGCATCTGTTCCTTGGCGGCTTCAGCCAAGGCGCCGTGATGACCCTGGGCGTGACGTTGCGCCGTCCCGATATCTTCACCGGGTCGCTGCTGCTAAGCGGCACCCACGTGCCGGAGCTCTTCGTCGGCGCCGACCCGGCGGTAGCGGATGTGCCGTTTTTGATTCAACACGGTCTCTATGACCCGGTTCTGCCGGTAGCCGAGGCGCGAACGATGCGCGACGCCGTCACCGCCATGGGCTCGCCCGTCGACTACCGGGAGTACCCGATGGGCCACGAGGTGAGCTACGCAAGCCTCCGGGACGCCAAACAATGGCTCGCGTCTCGGGCGTTTGGGTAGTGTAGTGTCTCGCTACTTTCAGGTCGGCTTGAGGCTAAGCTCCCCCACGCGTAGCGGATGAAAGGAGACTGACAGTACGTGGCGTTCTCTAGCGATACATTCGCTAACATCCGCAATCTTATGATAACCAGGTCGCAATAAAGGGGAAATTTCATCACTTGGACTTACGACGGACGCGGCATGTTGCACAGCCTCGGCAACGAGCTCGGCTATCTCCGCACATACGCCTACGATCCGGTCGGTAACGTCTATATGCTCACGAGCTTCTCGGGCGACGACACCGGCTATCGCTACGACGGAGTGAACCAGCTCACGACGACGATTGAAGGGGTTTCGCTGACGACGTACTCCTACGACCGGAACGGCTCGCTATCAGGTAACCGATCCGGACGGGACGGCTTATACTTGCGGTACGGACGGAGAGTTCCGCCTCACCTGGCAAGACACGAACGGCGCGAACCGGAAGAACTGGACATACGACGCGAACGGCAAGCTTGCCAAGTTACGACGTTGGAGCGGGTTCGGTGACGGTAGTGTGGGACGGCGAGAATTACCTGCAGTTGAGGAGCTAAACGAATGCCGGTTACGAACTACTATACGGTGCGTTCAGAGATTCTCGGGGAATCCTCCTCGGGAGCCTCCCGCAACTACCTTCGGGACGCTCTCGGGAGCGTGGTGGCGATGGCGGACACCGCCAGCACCAAGAGCTTCACCGAACGGTCCAAGCCACACGGGGGCACGCTTGCCTCGACCGGAACCGAACCTTCTTTTACCTGGGTCGGAACGCTCGGCTACCTGAAAGCCGCCGGCAGCGTCCACAACGACTTCAGCGTAAGGGCCAGGTTCTACGGATATCGCGAAGGACTGTGGGCGACACTTGATCCGCTGTGGCCTAGAGAGCATGCGTACGCATATCTGAACGGGAGTCCATCCTACTTTTCTGATTCGAGTGGTAAGGCGCGAGATGGCCAAGGTAAGTGTAAAGTCACCAGCCTTAGCAATGCGCCAAGGAAACCAATCACACCGAAGATTACTTGGAATCCTGTTGAGCAAGGTTACGACGTTCTTGCAGTACTCCCTGTTGACCTGTATTGCAACTATTCGTGCGAAAAAGTGCCACCGGCTTCCTACCATTGCCCGAAGCCACAGCCAGTAATGTTTGTCCAGCACATCAGCGGCTACGCGAAAGTTGGGAATATGATCGTTCCCGAAGATACTACGGAGAATATGTCACAGTGCAAGGACCCGATCCAAACGGGCGATTGCACGTATCGAGGATTTACTATCGATGCACCTGGATTTGGAGATGGCGAGCGAGAGGACGTCGGGTGCTCCTTTAAGCTGGTCGCTAAGAATCATAAGGCGTCTGATTTTCCCTTGGCATTAAGATGGGTGTTCCATACGTGTTGTTATTTTCAGGGCACCGAACAGCCCGACAGCAAGACATGTAAGCCGTTTACGATTTGGGTTGTTGCCATTCTTTGCGATTCTCCTTCTGGGGTATGCCATGTTGCTAGTTCCTAATTTGATGTTTTTGGTTGTATGCTTGCAGCCGGATCTTGTGAGCATCGAAAGATACAAGTATTGCCACTGTCTGTACACTGTAGGATTTAAACCCATGGAGTACTTTTGGGCAAATGAATTGGTAGATCCTTTGGTGGACATAAGCCCCAGTGTTCTTTACGCGGATTCGGTTGCGATAGCTAGACGCGTGAATGAATTTTATCACTGGGCTGAGAGTCCTGTTGCTTGTAAAGCAATTCGCAGCGATTCTTTGAGCTTAAGAGGTTTGAACGTCTCGGATAGATTCGCTGCTGGCCTGGTCTGGTGGGGTCGAGCAAAAGAGGATTACAATCGCGCCCGAAAGCATCGGCTTTCCAGTTCCGCCATCGCAGCCTTCGACAGCATCTTGCTTGACGATGCAGGTAAGCATCAGGATACACTGTTCTTGATGATCGTTAAACTTGCACGAACATTGGCACTGGAGGAGTCTTCCCAGGACAAGACTCGCTCTTTGCAAAAACTCGAAGACGAGGCCGCTGGGCTCGCTCCAGAAATCTCTTTGATGGCCGCTTGGCAGC
This window encodes:
- a CDS encoding serine hydrolase, translating into MITIGLALTAVVAAQSPSPLDLARFADNAAKAALAKYSDRGVKPDQIGITLAVLDRKGNSFQSGSYRGAEAMYPASVVKMFFLAYAGHLLEKKKLRMTPELERAVHDMIVDSVNDATGLVLETVTGTTGGPELSPKELARWMDKRQAVNRWFASLGYPTLNACQKTWNEGPYGRERQGYGPHFELRNSLSPNVCVRLMSDIALDKIVSPGQCAWMRGYLSRAIPADSKETNEQSKLFSGKVLPSGTKLWSKAGWTDTVRHDVAYIQLPDGREFVYAIFTKDHSNEAGLIPFIASAMLKELGVKPVE
- a CDS encoding prepilin-type N-terminal cleavage/methylation domain-containing protein; translated protein: MTKFSRAFTLIELLVVIAIIAILAAILFPVFAQAKEAAKKTACLSNLRQIGTSFALYLNDADDRFPDRRDLKQSLPGGWKPWSTWPASDPRGGWAMITLHPYTHNDDIWSCDSIRGSAVGSVVQVKQTLRDESTSPASRYWLWRFDQITDPVPLDNFWGKTPDQTVSDLQEAKNPQAGNPQGEAEVELAVDPYFPGTIPSVDASLKGKAVHTGGRNRLFEDGHAKWLRDIRTKA
- a CDS encoding acylphosphatase — translated: MATRRFVVKGRVQGVGFRYFVSQTARSLGVLGEVWNRRDGGVEVIAEHEEPMVLVEFENLLWEGPGYVHAVLGEESTGSFSDFKIGYSR
- a CDS encoding TROVE domain-containing protein, coding for MNYAKLFNRATTHQSMPIPGSGQVLNHAGGFVYEVDGWTVLDRFLILGSEAGTFYVAPQKLTQENAQNVLKLIHEDGERVVRRIVEVSVAGRAPKNDSAIFALGLCASFGNDRTRAEALLALPSVCRTGTHLFQFAAVVDGLRGWGRGLRRAIGAWYNAKPVQELELQLVKYQQRDGWSNRDLLRLAHPKPESEAHRDLYKWVVSGADAPAGSKRIEAMQRLKGMTDAAEAAKVITEARLPREAVPTELLNKAEVWEALMTDMPMTAMVRNLATMTRVGLLTPKSEATKTVKMRLADAERIPRARVHPMALLFALRTYASGHGLRGSAEWTPVTSIVDALDSAFYLAFANVEPTNKRYLLGMDVSGSMSNAFIAGTAMTAAEASAAMAMVTVATEEAVTPMAFSTIFTPLSLSKRMRLDQATNSMRGLPFAGTDCAQPMIYAMERKLPIDVFVVYTDSETWHGMIHPSQALVQYRQMMGIDAKLVVVGMTATKFSIANPNDRGMLDVVGFDASVPSVMAEFVGGGR
- the thpR gene encoding RNA 2',3'-cyclic phosphodiesterase, whose amino-acid sequence is MKRLFIGLELSEVVRDRVVALQDRLKDVATRQGVRFVRPEKIHLTVVFLGHLPEESVEAIDALCVPICAGSEPVRLVVKGLGAFPSLYRPRALWAGVDGDLPALKHLQAALEEALKTLLPLDEKPYVPHLTLARLSPGSKEVGRMATGLSTELGELAIADWDVAQVLLFESTPDGRYEVLKRWNLGNLPVA
- a CDS encoding alpha/beta hydrolase translates to MASRLTRLVRDPSPPSGDAPLLILLHGLGSDERDLMGLAPELDPRLRVVTLRAPHPWMQGGYAWFNLEWDDEGIHIDAAQVVASLELLVSEILAVTAELRPRHLFLGGFSQGAVMTLGVTLRRPDIFTGSLLLSGTHVPELFVGADPAVADVPFLIQHGLYDPVLPVAEARTMRDAVTAMGSPVDYREYPMGHEVSYASLRDAKQWLASRAFG